One stretch of Candidatus Poribacteria bacterium DNA includes these proteins:
- a CDS encoding bifunctional 3,4-dihydroxy-2-butanone-4-phosphate synthase/GTP cyclohydrolase II, producing the protein MSNTFNTIPEALSAIQNGELIVVVDEPDRENEGDLIMAAEKVTAKTINFMAKYGRGLICLPTCSERLAELELYPMVASNTAQMQTAFTVTIDAKEVTTGISAQERAYTIRKFIDPNATPSDFVRPGHIFPLEAKPGGVLRRAGHTEATVDLARMAGLYPAGVLCEILNEDGTMARVPELLEFAAQHRLKIITISDLIAYRRQTETLIRRVATADIPTAHGEFKLYAYESTDTDGESVETDKTHIALTKGDVANAAPILVRVHSQCLTGDVFGSLRCDCGEQLEIALQNIEKEGRGVLVYMRQEGRGMGLKGKLRAYQLQDSDGLDTVEANEHLGFPADLRDYGIGAQILADLGVRKMRLMTNNPQKVRGLDGHGLEIVERVPLQTEPNPFNRRYLQTKRSKLGHLLLDEE; encoded by the coding sequence ATGTCAAATACATTTAACACCATTCCTGAAGCACTCTCTGCAATCCAAAATGGGGAACTGATTGTCGTTGTTGATGAACCCGATCGCGAGAACGAAGGCGATCTCATCATGGCGGCTGAAAAGGTGACGGCAAAGACTATCAATTTCATGGCGAAATATGGTCGTGGCTTGATATGTTTGCCTACCTGTTCAGAGAGGCTTGCCGAACTCGAACTCTACCCCATGGTCGCATCGAATACCGCACAGATGCAAACCGCCTTCACTGTCACAATCGACGCGAAAGAGGTCACGACAGGTATCTCGGCGCAAGAGCGCGCCTATACCATCCGCAAATTCATTGACCCAAACGCTACACCCTCAGACTTTGTCCGACCCGGACATATCTTCCCATTGGAAGCGAAACCGGGTGGCGTGCTCCGGCGCGCCGGTCATACAGAAGCCACTGTCGATTTGGCACGTATGGCAGGACTCTATCCCGCAGGCGTTCTCTGTGAAATACTCAACGAGGACGGAACTATGGCACGCGTGCCTGAGTTGCTGGAGTTTGCTGCACAACACCGACTGAAAATTATTACAATTTCCGATTTGATTGCATATCGCCGTCAGACAGAAACCTTGATTCGGCGAGTTGCGACTGCAGATATTCCAACAGCACACGGTGAATTCAAACTTTACGCCTACGAAAGCACAGATACCGACGGCGAGAGTGTTGAAACCGATAAAACCCATATCGCACTCACAAAGGGCGATGTTGCCAACGCAGCACCTATCTTGGTCCGTGTCCATTCCCAATGCCTGACGGGTGATGTCTTTGGATCCCTCAGATGCGATTGTGGTGAGCAGCTTGAGATCGCCTTGCAAAATATTGAGAAAGAGGGCAGGGGTGTGCTCGTCTATATGCGCCAGGAAGGCAGAGGCATGGGACTCAAAGGGAAACTCCGCGCCTATCAGCTTCAGGACAGCGATGGATTGGACACCGTTGAAGCCAACGAACACCTCGGTTTTCCCGCCGATCTCCGAGATTACGGCATCGGGGCGCAGATACTCGCCGACTTGGGGGTTCGGAAAATGCGATTAATGACGAACAACCCCCAGAAAGTTAGAGGGTTAGATGGACATGGACTTGAAATTGTCGAACGCGTTCCTTTACAAACCGAGCCGAACCCCTTTAACCGCCGATATTTACAGACGAAACGTTCTAAACTTGGACACCTCCTCTTAGACGAGGAATAA
- the ribH gene encoding 6,7-dimethyl-8-ribityllumazine synthase: protein MANVYEGHLLGEGLTFGIVVSRFNSFVTEKLLGGALDALKRHGVDLDEVDVFWTSGAFEIPAIAKRLAGSEKYDAVLCLGAVIRGATPHFDYVAAESAKGIAQASVNTDTPVIYGVITTDTIEQALERAGIKAGNKGFEAAVAGIETANLYRTIDKALNNR from the coding sequence ATGGCAAATGTTTATGAAGGACATCTTCTCGGCGAAGGTCTCACATTCGGGATTGTTGTAAGCCGATTCAATAGTTTTGTTACCGAAAAACTCCTTGGCGGTGCGTTGGATGCCCTAAAGCGACACGGCGTTGACTTGGATGAGGTCGATGTTTTTTGGACATCGGGTGCTTTTGAGATTCCCGCAATCGCCAAACGTCTTGCAGGCAGTGAAAAGTATGATGCCGTTCTCTGCTTGGGTGCCGTCATCCGAGGCGCGACACCCCATTTTGACTACGTTGCTGCTGAGAGTGCGAAGGGAATTGCCCAAGCATCTGTCAATACAGACACGCCAGTCATCTACGGGGTCATCACCACAGATACAATAGAGCAGGCACTTGAACGCGCTGGAATAAAGGCAGGAAACAAAGGCTTTGAAGCGGCTGTCGCTGGGATTGAGACGGCGAATCTTTACAGAACGATTGATAAAGCCCTGAATAATAGATAG